The genomic DNA GTGCTGGAGAAGGCGGGGCTGATCGCGCGGGGGCGGGAGGCGCAGTGGCGGCCGTGCCGGCTGGAGGCCGACCCGCTCAAGGAGGTGGCCGACTGGGTGGAGGGATACCGCCGCTTCTGGGAACGGAGCGAGGAGCGCTACCGGCGCCTCGACGACTACCTGCGCCAGGCCCAGGCGGCGCAGCCGACAGAGAGGACGGAGCGGAAGGAGGAGCCGGACGACCAGCAGGCACCATGACCGACGGCACCAGGAACGACCGCACCACCGATGAGAGGAGCGCCACATGAGCGACCTGAAGGTCGTCGCCGACCCCGGCACCCACGACATCGTCATCACCCGCAGCTTCGACGCCCCCCGCGAGCTGGTGTTCGCGGCCTACACCGACCCGGACGCGGTCCGGCAGTGGTGGGGCCAGGCGGCCAGCGACACCGTGGTCGACGAGCTGGAGGCCCGGGCCGGCGGCCGCTGGCGCTTTATCGAGCGCGACGGCGAGGGCAACGAGTGGGGCTTCCACGGCGTCTACCACGAGACCGTCGCCCCCGAGCGGATCGTCAACACCTTCGAGTTCGAGGGCATGCCCGGCCATGTGCTGCTGGAGACCACCACCTTCGAGGAGCGGGACGGCCGCACCCTCATGACCAGCCTGTCGGTGTTCCAGTCGGTCGCCGACCGCGACGGGATGCTCCAGTCCGGGATGGAGAGCGGGGCCGCCGAGTCCTACGACCGCCTCGACCAGTACCTGGCCAAGGCCCGATGACGGAGGCGACCGGCGGGCGCGCCGGGCCGGAGGGTCCGCCGCCGGCGGTGCTGGAGCGGTTCGCGGCCGGGAGGGTGGCCAGGCTGGCCACCCTCTCGGCCGCCGGACCCCGGCTGGTGCCGGTGACCTTCGCCTGGCACGAGGGGACGGCGGTGTGGGCGGTCGACCGGGTCAAGCCCAAGCGGGCCGGCCCGCTGCGGCGCGAGCGCGACCTGGCCGCCGACCCGAGGGTGGCGATGCTGGTCGACCACTACGCCGAGGACTGGGCGGCGCTGTGGTGGGTCGAGCTCCAGGGCACGGCCGCGTTCCTGGAGGGCCGGGCGGCCGAGGCCGCCCTCGACGCCCTGGCCGCCCGCTATCCCCCCTACCGGGACGCCCGGCCGCCCGGCCCGGTGGTGGCCGTGCGCCCGCGCCGGTGGGCGTGGTGGTCGGCCGCCTGATCCGGTCGAAATGTACGAACCCGTCCCGGAGATCGGGTTTATCTCCGTGTGGGGAGGGACATGCTAGGGTTGGCAGGCACTGACAGGTCCCGCCCTGTCCCCGCGGGCCGACCGCACCTCGTGGAGGTCGCCATGTCGTCCGCGGTTGTCGACTTTGGCGTCGACCCGATCGATCCTCCGGACCCCGCAGCGTCGCCCGAGACGCTCGAGGTCCGCCCGGAGGACGAGGTCGCCGTCCAGCGCGTCGAGCAATGGTTCCGCGACTACGCCCAGAGCCGTGACCCGGCCCTGCGCGAGCGCATCATCCTCTCCTACCTCGGCCTGGCCGACCGGCTGGCCGAGCGCTACCGGAGCAACCGGGCCGTCCCCCTGGAGGACCTGCGCCAGGTGGCCCGGCTCGGGCTGGTCAAGGCGGTCGACCGCTACCAGCCGGAGCGCGCCAACCCGTTCATCCCCTACGCCGTGGCCACCGTGGTCGGCGAGCTCAAGCGGCACCTGCGTGACGCCAGCTGGCGGCTGCGGGTGCCCCGCGGGACCAAGGACCTGGCCCTGCGGCTCTGCCGGGCCATCGACGAGCTGCCCCAGCAGCTCGGCCACTCCCCCACCGTGCCCGAGCTGGCCGAGCACCTCGGGGCCAGCATGGAGGAGGTCCTGGAGGCGATCGAGGTCGCCCAGACCCGCTCGGCGCCGTCGCTCGACCAGCCGGCCGGGGAGGACGGCGACGCGGTGCTGGGCGACTTCGTGGTCGACCGCCGCCACCGCGAGGAGCTGGAGGACCTGCTGGTCCTGCCCGAGCTGATCGGGCGGCTGCCGGAGCGCGAGCGCCAGATCGTCCTGCTGCGCTACGTCGACGAGCTGACCCAGGACGAGATCGCCGCCCGCATGCAGATCTCCCAGATGCACGTCTCGCGCCTGCTGCGCCGGGCCATCGAGCGCATGCGCAGCCAGCTCGTCGACCTCTGACGGCCGCCCCGGCCCGGGCCCGACCCCGGCGGGTTTGGAAGGCTTCCGGCTGGCAACGCCTCATCCCGGGAGGGCCGAGACCCCGCCCTCCTAGCCTCAAGGGTGCCGGTGTCAGGGCACCCTTGAGGCGCTACTCCTCGCCCGCCTGGGCCAGGTCGCCGTGGCGGCGGGTCCAGCGCACCCAGCGGCGCTGGGTGGGGGCGGCGTCGGGGTGGATGAAATGGGAGACCACCGGCGGGTCCTCGCCGACGTGGAACAACCGGACCCGGTCGCGGACGGCCAGGTCCTCGGCGGTGAACCGCTCGTGCTGGCGCAGGTGCTCGGCCCAGGAGCGGACCACGTAGGTCTCGACGAAGCAGCCCGGGTCGGCCACGTCCTCGAACACACCCCAACGGTAGGCGCCGTCGCGCCGGCGGACCCGGCGCATGGCCCGCATCGCGGTCGCGAACTCCTCGGCCCGGCCCGGGTCGATCCGGTAGCGGATCAGCACCAGCACGGGACCGTCCTCGGGGTCGGGGTCGACCACCGTCACCGGCTCCGGGCGGACCGACGGGGTCAGGTCGAGGGCGCCGATCCCCTGGAGGCGCCAGTGCAGCGCGGCCACCATCCCCAGGCCGAAGCTGGCCGCGGCCGCCAGCAGGGCCGTCCGCTCGCCCAGGCGACCCGCGGCCACCCCCCAGAGGGCGCTGCCGGCGGCCAGGCCGCCCTGGAACACCAGCAGGTACACGGCCAGGGCCCGGGCCCGGACCCACCGGGGCACGGCCGTCTGGGTGGCCACGTTGAACGAGGTCAGGATGGCCAGCCAGGCCAGCCCGGCGGCGACCATGGCCACGAACACCAGAGCCGGCGAGTCCAGCAGGGCAAGGGCCGCCGTCGCCAGGGCGAACAGGACGGTGCCGGCCACCACCCGCCGGTCGATGGGCACGGCCTGGCGCAGCTTCGGCAGGGCCACCGCCCCGGCCACCGACCCGATCCCGAGCGCGCCCAGCAGCAGCCCGAACCCGGTCGCGTCCAGCCCCAGGCGGCCCCTGGCCACCACCGGCAGCAGCGCCCACAGGGCGCTGGCGGGCAGGATGAACAGGGCCGTGCGGACCAGCACGGCCCGCAGCGGCGGGGCGAAGCGCACGTAGCGGACCCCGGCCCCGATCGCCCCCAGGACCTGCTCGCCCGCGCCCAGGTCGTCCTGGGGGCGGCGCCGCCAGCGCCACAGGACGGCCAGCACGCCGAGGTAGGACGCGGCGTTGAGCCCGAACACGGCGGCCGGCCCGGCCGCCGCCACCACCAGGCCGCCGATCGCCGGGCCGACCGCCCGGCCGATGTTGAACCCGGCCGAGTTGAGGGCCACCGCCGCCGACAGCTCCCGCCCGCCGACCAGCTCGGGGATGGTCGCCTGCCAGGCGGGGGCGTTGGCCGCGTTGCCCAGCCCGAGCATGAAGGTCAGGCCGAGGACGACCGCCGGGCTGGCCACCCCGAGCACGGTGGCCAGGCACAGCGCCGCCGCCGAGACCAGCATCCAGGACTGGGTGGCGAGCAGCATCCGCCGCCGGTCGAACACGTCCGCGGCCGCCCCGGCTGGCAGGGCCAGCAGCACGATGGGCAGGCTGATGGACGTCTGGACGAGGGCGACCAGGGCGGCCGAGCCGGAGACGGTGCCGACCTGCCAGACCGCCCCGACGCTCTGCATCCAGAAGCCGACGTTGGAGACCAGGGCGGCGATCCAGAGGGCCCGGAACACCGGCCGGGCCAGCGGAGCCAGCGCGGACGGCGGGGCGGGCCGGTCGGGGGCGGGGTCGGCGGCCACGGCGGCGCTCAGTGTAGCTTCGTCCCATGGCCTCCCCCATCGAGGACTACGCGCTGATCGGCGACACCCACACGGCCGGGCTGGTGAGCCGGGAGGGGTCGATCGACTGGCTGTGCCTGCCCCGGTTCGACTCGCCGGCCTGCTTCGCGGCCCTGCTCGGCGAGCGGTCCAACGGCCGCTGGCTGCTCGCCCCGGCCGGCCCCGTCCGGGAGGTCCGCCGCCGCTACGAGGGCGACACCCTGGTGCTGGAGACCGAGCAC from Actinomycetota bacterium includes the following:
- a CDS encoding SigB/SigF/SigG family RNA polymerase sigma factor, which gives rise to MSSAVVDFGVDPIDPPDPAASPETLEVRPEDEVAVQRVEQWFRDYAQSRDPALRERIILSYLGLADRLAERYRSNRAVPLEDLRQVARLGLVKAVDRYQPERANPFIPYAVATVVGELKRHLRDASWRLRVPRGTKDLALRLCRAIDELPQQLGHSPTVPELAEHLGASMEEVLEAIEVAQTRSAPSLDQPAGEDGDAVLGDFVVDRRHREELEDLLVLPELIGRLPERERQIVLLRYVDELTQDEIAARMQISQMHVSRLLRRAIERMRSQLVDL
- a CDS encoding MFS transporter, whose protein sequence is MAADPAPDRPAPPSALAPLARPVFRALWIAALVSNVGFWMQSVGAVWQVGTVSGSAALVALVQTSISLPIVLLALPAGAAADVFDRRRMLLATQSWMLVSAAALCLATVLGVASPAVVLGLTFMLGLGNAANAPAWQATIPELVGGRELSAAVALNSAGFNIGRAVGPAIGGLVVAAAGPAAVFGLNAASYLGVLAVLWRWRRRPQDDLGAGEQVLGAIGAGVRYVRFAPPLRAVLVRTALFILPASALWALLPVVARGRLGLDATGFGLLLGALGIGSVAGAVALPKLRQAVPIDRRVVAGTVLFALATAALALLDSPALVFVAMVAAGLAWLAILTSFNVATQTAVPRWVRARALAVYLLVFQGGLAAGSALWGVAAGRLGERTALLAAAASFGLGMVAALHWRLQGIGALDLTPSVRPEPVTVVDPDPEDGPVLVLIRYRIDPGRAEEFATAMRAMRRVRRRDGAYRWGVFEDVADPGCFVETYVVRSWAEHLRQHERFTAEDLAVRDRVRLFHVGEDPPVVSHFIHPDAAPTQRRWVRWTRRHGDLAQAGEE
- a CDS encoding transcriptional regulator; protein product: VLEKAGLIARGREAQWRPCRLEADPLKEVADWVEGYRRFWERSEERYRRLDDYLRQAQAAQPTERTERKEEPDDQQAP
- a CDS encoding TIGR03668 family PPOX class F420-dependent oxidoreductase produces the protein MTEATGGRAGPEGPPPAVLERFAAGRVARLATLSAAGPRLVPVTFAWHEGTAVWAVDRVKPKRAGPLRRERDLAADPRVAMLVDHYAEDWAALWWVELQGTAAFLEGRAAEAALDALAARYPPYRDARPPGPVVAVRPRRWAWWSAA
- a CDS encoding SRPBCC family protein, which codes for MSDLKVVADPGTHDIVITRSFDAPRELVFAAYTDPDAVRQWWGQAASDTVVDELEARAGGRWRFIERDGEGNEWGFHGVYHETVAPERIVNTFEFEGMPGHVLLETTTFEERDGRTLMTSLSVFQSVADRDGMLQSGMESGAAESYDRLDQYLAKAR